In Nostoc sp. UHCC 0926, a single genomic region encodes these proteins:
- a CDS encoding ArnT family glycosyltransferase, whose protein sequence is MRMKLSVKHTVDQWFNKIAKNPALGVTVSILWLILIGWIAFGSNLGNTGLVDETEPLFAEASRQMFVTGDWITPFFNGDTRFDKPALVYWCQAIAYAIFGVNEWAVRLPSAIAALGLICLAFYTIQWYTAKQDELEQVSRPTRRYLTSFMVAALMALNPETIIWARTGVSDMLLTGCMASALLCFFLGYAGKQGSRGAELITNTTLPEAAPTASAPPSVPLRGSKLRVASLRVAEMLSTSAPFPNKWYLAFYVLIAGAILTKGPVGIVLPGLIVAAFLLYVGKFREVLREMRLLMGILIILGLSVPWYALVIWRNGWNYINSFFGYHNLDRFTEVVNGHSAPWYFYFLVVLLGFAPYSVYLPVSIVRLKFWQRSHWRSLERFQQFGLFAWFWFASVFGFFTIAVTKLPSYVLPLMPAAAILVTLLWSDLLPKTDNPNDTTTQGHGDTERGFNHLPASSSIPPLLLWSGWVNVVFLSFLATALFNISHILGTDPAISNFHELIQRSGLPLIAAVIWLVCAVLVAGLLLSRRWNYITSINLLGFVAFIIFVLTPTSFFIDRERQLPLRELSAVILQAKQPDEELIMLGFKKPSVVFYSHIHVNYLGFPQQAVEHIKNQAAKGLKPPSVLVLAEQKKFLQMDLQPDDYKSLSTKGAYNLVRIPFKKKKNEKIDIS, encoded by the coding sequence ATGAGAATGAAATTGAGTGTTAAGCACACTGTTGATCAGTGGTTCAACAAAATAGCAAAGAATCCAGCCCTTGGTGTAACTGTGTCGATTTTGTGGTTGATATTGATTGGCTGGATAGCTTTTGGGTCGAATTTGGGCAACACTGGCTTGGTTGATGAGACAGAGCCGCTATTTGCCGAAGCTTCCCGCCAGATGTTCGTCACAGGTGATTGGATTACCCCATTTTTTAATGGTGACACTCGTTTCGATAAACCTGCTTTAGTTTACTGGTGTCAGGCGATCGCCTATGCAATTTTTGGGGTGAATGAGTGGGCAGTACGCCTTCCTTCAGCGATCGCAGCCTTAGGCTTAATTTGTTTAGCTTTTTACACCATCCAGTGGTATACGGCTAAACAAGACGAATTAGAGCAAGTTTCACGTCCTACTCGCCGCTATTTAACATCTTTTATGGTAGCAGCGCTCATGGCACTCAATCCCGAAACTATTATTTGGGCGAGAACGGGTGTCTCTGATATGCTGCTCACTGGATGTATGGCATCAGCTTTGTTATGTTTCTTTCTAGGGTACGCAGGAAAGCAAGGGAGCAGGGGAGCAGAATTAATAACCAATACAACTCTACCAGAGGCTGCGCCAACGGCTTCGGCTCCACCGAGCGTACCCCTACGGGGAAGCAAGCTACGCGTAGCGTCTCTAAGAGTTGCCGAGATGCTCAGTACAAGTGCCCCATTCCCTAATAAGTGGTACTTAGCTTTTTATGTGCTGATTGCAGGCGCAATTTTGACTAAAGGCCCAGTGGGAATTGTTTTACCAGGGCTAATTGTTGCGGCCTTTTTGCTTTATGTGGGAAAGTTTCGAGAGGTGTTGCGAGAAATGCGCCTTCTCATGGGTATACTGATAATTTTAGGTTTATCAGTACCCTGGTATGCTTTAGTAATTTGGCGCAATGGCTGGAATTACATTAACTCCTTTTTTGGTTATCACAACCTGGATCGCTTTACAGAAGTAGTTAACGGTCACTCAGCACCTTGGTATTTTTACTTTTTAGTCGTGCTGCTGGGTTTTGCGCCCTACTCAGTGTATTTACCAGTCTCTATAGTAAGATTAAAGTTTTGGCAGCGATCGCACTGGCGATCCCTTGAACGTTTTCAGCAGTTTGGTTTATTTGCCTGGTTCTGGTTTGCTAGCGTCTTTGGCTTTTTCACCATTGCTGTTACCAAACTCCCTAGTTACGTCTTGCCTTTAATGCCAGCAGCGGCAATCCTGGTAACCCTGTTGTGGAGTGACCTTTTACCAAAAACGGATAATCCAAATGACACTACGACGCAAGGACACGGAGACACGGAGAGAGGATTTAATCATCTCCCAGCGTCTTCTTCCATCCCCCCCTTACTCCTCTGGAGTGGTTGGGTGAATGTAGTGTTTTTATCATTTTTGGCAACAGCACTGTTTAACATCAGCCACATACTAGGTACTGATCCAGCTATAAGTAACTTCCACGAATTAATTCAACGATCTGGTTTACCACTAATAGCCGCCGTAATTTGGCTGGTTTGTGCTGTTTTGGTTGCAGGTTTATTACTGAGTCGCCGTTGGAACTACATTACCAGTATTAATTTATTAGGATTTGTGGCGTTTATAATTTTTGTCTTAACGCCTACTTCGTTCTTTATTGATCGAGAACGTCAATTACCCTTAAGGGAGTTGTCTGCGGTCATCCTACAAGCAAAACAACCAGATGAAGAATTGATTATGCTTGGCTTCAAAAAGCCTAGTGTAGTTTTTTACAGCCACATTCATGTAAATTATTTAGGATTTCCCCAACAGGCTGTAGAGCATATTAAAAACCAGGCTGCCAAAGGACTAAAACCTCCCTCAGTGCTGGTGTTGGCTGAACAGAAAAAGTTTTTACAAATGGACTTACAGCCAGATGATTACAAGAGTTTATCAACCAAGGGTGCTTATAACTTGGTGAGAATTCCTTTTAAGAAAAAGAAAAATGAAAAAATAGATATATCATAA
- a CDS encoding DUF3598 family protein, translated as MSNIREGMPVLARHEGDWVGTYTLIDTAGKILDKYESHLTCQFPENGPHPYYQINRYNWSDGKREEYEFPGSYKDNKLWFDTDRIQGKAWEVDDSVVILWFSYKTNPEMSLYEMIYISPDNNNRARTWHWFKNNQIFQRTLIQEERLK; from the coding sequence ATGTCAAATATTCGAGAAGGAATGCCCGTACTTGCCCGTCATGAAGGAGATTGGGTAGGAACTTATACATTAATTGATACAGCAGGAAAAATCCTCGACAAGTATGAGTCTCACTTAACTTGTCAATTTCCAGAAAATGGCCCTCATCCCTACTACCAAATCAATCGCTACAATTGGTCTGATGGTAAACGAGAAGAGTATGAATTTCCAGGAAGCTATAAAGATAATAAGCTCTGGTTTGACACCGATCGCATTCAAGGAAAAGCTTGGGAAGTAGACGATTCAGTTGTTATTTTGTGGTTTAGTTATAAGACAAACCCGGAAATGAGCTTATATGAAATGATCTACATTAGTCCTGACAATAACAATCGTGCTCGCACTTGGCATTGGTTTAAGAACAATCAAATCTTTCAACGCACCCTAATTCAAGAAGAACGGCTAAAATAG
- a CDS encoding DUF565 domain-containing protein, which translates to MQNTRLNNLLDAIATRLGQWFLNPWRRLSLLIISFLFGFFLGNAVSTTAGQEGVLDIVVAAFLVLLTEITSRIFYSRSFLEKRSLLVDLLNLLKIGFIYSLFLEAFKLGS; encoded by the coding sequence ATGCAAAACACTCGTCTGAATAACTTGTTGGATGCCATTGCTACACGCTTGGGGCAATGGTTTTTAAATCCTTGGCGGCGACTATCGTTGCTGATAATTAGTTTTTTGTTCGGTTTTTTTCTAGGAAACGCAGTTTCCACTACAGCCGGTCAAGAAGGTGTATTGGACATTGTGGTAGCTGCTTTTTTAGTACTGCTGACAGAAATTACTAGTAGGATATTTTATAGTCGCAGCTTTTTGGAAAAGCGATCGCTCTTGGTAGACTTACTAAATCTCCTGAAAATTGGTTTCATCTACAGCCTATTTCTCGAAGCCTTTAAGCTGGGATCGTAG
- a CDS encoding glycerate kinase: protein MNLWVDEILATDVVGETWQRKATEAALADTLRAKAFGITPENVDEVIEKRSHLLKSVFPAFSQFCLTNLQIEPQKMLQVLWDLWLPLGIKLASQRQQLGRPLIQGILGGQGTGKTTMSNVLKLILNQLGYRTLSLSLDDLYKTYSDRFVLTQQDPRLIWRGPPGTHDVDLGLNVLDQIRQLQCPVMVPRFDKSAYRGAGDRMTPEMVTDVDIVLFEGWFVGVRPIEPDVFDTAPPPIITDEDRAFARDINLRLHDYLPLWERLDSLIVLYPTDYRYSLEWRKQAEQQMIAAGKSGMSNAEIEKFVNYFWRSLHPELFIKPLVKDATGVDLVIEIHADHSFGKVYCDRANS from the coding sequence ATGAATTTGTGGGTGGATGAAATTTTGGCAACGGATGTAGTGGGGGAAACTTGGCAGCGCAAAGCAACAGAAGCAGCGCTGGCAGATACGTTAAGGGCTAAAGCTTTTGGGATCACGCCGGAAAATGTCGATGAAGTGATCGAAAAGCGATCGCATTTACTAAAATCTGTCTTCCCAGCCTTTAGTCAATTCTGCCTAACTAACCTCCAGATAGAACCCCAGAAAATGTTACAGGTATTGTGGGACTTGTGGCTTCCTTTGGGGATCAAACTCGCATCGCAGCGCCAACAGTTGGGACGCCCTCTGATTCAGGGAATATTGGGAGGACAAGGGACTGGGAAAACCACAATGTCCAATGTTCTCAAGTTGATTCTCAATCAGTTGGGATACCGGACTCTGAGTTTGTCTTTGGATGACTTGTATAAAACTTACAGCGATCGCTTCGTTTTAACACAGCAAGATCCCCGCTTGATTTGGCGCGGCCCACCAGGAACCCACGATGTAGATTTGGGCTTAAATGTACTAGATCAAATCCGCCAGTTGCAATGTCCAGTTATGGTTCCCCGCTTTGATAAATCTGCCTATAGAGGCGCTGGCGATCGCATGACTCCAGAAATGGTAACAGATGTGGATATTGTACTATTTGAAGGTTGGTTTGTGGGTGTGCGCCCAATTGAGCCAGATGTATTTGATACTGCACCACCGCCAATTATCACAGATGAAGATAGAGCATTTGCCCGTGATATTAATCTTCGCCTCCACGATTATTTACCACTGTGGGAGCGATTAGATAGCTTAATTGTGCTATATCCCACCGATTATCGCTATTCTTTGGAGTGGCGCAAACAGGCGGAACAGCAGATGATTGCTGCGGGTAAATCGGGGATGAGTAATGCAGAGATAGAGAAATTTGTCAATTATTTTTGGCGATCGCTTCACCCGGAATTATTCATCAAGCCGTTGGTAAAAGATGCAACAGGGGTTGATCTAGTGATTGAGATTCATGCTGATCATAGTTTTGGTAAAGTGTATTGCGATCGGGCTAATTCGTAA
- a CDS encoding IS5 family transposase, producing the protein MSKSYPSDLTSEQWELLSTLIPLENPACRPRCVDLRAVINAIFYILCTGCAWRMMPHDFPNWQTVYYYFRKWRLDGTWEKMNHKLQQWVRVVEDREPNPSAAIIDSQSIEIGTMVSKAVGFDSGKRVKGRKRHFLVDYEF; encoded by the coding sequence ATGTCTAAATCATACCCAAGTGACCTCACTTCGGAACAATGGGAATTACTCTCGACCCTCATCCCTTTAGAAAATCCAGCGTGCCGTCCTCGTTGTGTTGACCTACGTGCAGTGATTAATGCCATCTTTTACATCCTTTGCACGGGTTGTGCGTGGCGAATGATGCCTCACGACTTTCCCAACTGGCAGACGGTGTATTATTACTTCCGCAAATGGCGCTTGGATGGCACATGGGAGAAGATGAACCATAAACTTCAGCAGTGGGTACGTGTTGTCGAAGACCGTGAACCCAACCCAAGTGCAGCAATAATTGATAGCCAATCGATAGAGATTGGAACGATGGTGTCAAAAGCGGTTGGTTTTGATTCAGGCAAGCGGGTCAAGGGACGTAAACGGCATTTTCTCGTTGACTACGAATTTTAG
- the hisS gene encoding histidine--tRNA ligase produces the protein MAKGDKINFSTPSGFPEFLPSEKRLELYLLDIIRRVFESYGFTPIETPAVERLEVLQAKGNQGDNIIYGIDPILPPNRQAERDKSGETGSEARALKFDQTVPLAAYIARHLNELTFPFARYQIDVVFRGERAKDGRFRQFRQCDIDVVARRELSLLYDAQMPAIITEIFEAINIGNFLIRINNRKVLTGFFKSVGIAEDKIKSCIGIVDNLEKIGENKVKQDLEKEGILAEQAQKIIEFIKIDGSVDEILDKLKHLAENISETEQLSLGVTELETVIAGVRNLGVAENRFCIDLSIARGLDYYTGTVYETTLLGHEALGSICSGGRYEELVGVFLGEKMPGVGISIGLTRLISRLLKAGILSTLAATPAQVMVVNMQDDLMPTYLKVSQHLRQAGINVITNFDKRPLGKQFQLADKQGIQFCVIIGSEEAAAQKSSLKDLKTGEQVEVLLVDLAEEVKRRLG, from the coding sequence ATGGCAAAAGGTGACAAAATAAACTTTTCGACTCCTAGCGGTTTTCCAGAATTTCTGCCTAGTGAAAAGCGTCTAGAACTATATTTGCTAGATATCATCCGTAGAGTTTTTGAAAGCTATGGATTTACGCCCATCGAAACACCTGCTGTAGAACGTTTAGAAGTGCTGCAAGCTAAAGGGAATCAAGGCGACAATATTATTTATGGCATTGATCCCATTCTGCCACCAAATCGACAAGCTGAGAGAGATAAATCGGGTGAAACTGGTTCGGAAGCAAGAGCTTTAAAGTTTGATCAAACAGTTCCTTTGGCGGCTTATATTGCCCGTCACCTAAATGAGTTAACCTTTCCCTTTGCCCGCTACCAAATAGATGTAGTTTTTCGGGGAGAACGGGCAAAAGATGGGCGTTTTCGTCAGTTTCGTCAGTGCGATATTGATGTAGTCGCTCGTCGTGAACTCAGCTTGCTCTATGATGCTCAGATGCCTGCAATTATCACTGAGATATTTGAAGCAATTAATATTGGTAATTTTCTGATTCGCATCAATAATCGCAAAGTTCTTACTGGTTTCTTTAAGTCAGTGGGAATTGCTGAAGACAAGATTAAATCCTGTATTGGTATTGTTGATAATCTAGAAAAAATTGGTGAGAATAAAGTAAAACAAGATTTAGAGAAAGAGGGTATTTTAGCAGAACAGGCTCAAAAAATTATTGAGTTTATTAAAATTGATGGTTCGGTTGATGAAATATTAGATAAGCTTAAGCACCTCGCAGAAAATATATCAGAAACTGAGCAATTGAGCCTGGGAGTTACCGAATTAGAAACGGTAATTGCAGGCGTGCGTAATCTCGGAGTTGCCGAAAATCGTTTCTGTATTGATTTATCCATTGCCCGTGGACTTGATTACTATACCGGCACAGTTTATGAAACAACCTTATTAGGACATGAAGCATTAGGTAGTATTTGTTCTGGCGGGAGATATGAAGAATTAGTCGGTGTATTTTTGGGTGAAAAAATGCCTGGTGTAGGCATTTCTATCGGCTTAACTCGCTTAATTAGTCGTTTACTAAAAGCTGGTATTCTTAGTACTTTAGCTGCTACACCAGCCCAGGTGATGGTAGTGAATATGCAAGATGATTTAATGCCAACTTATTTAAAAGTTTCTCAACATCTGCGTCAGGCTGGAATTAATGTTATAACTAACTTTGATAAGCGTCCCTTGGGTAAACAATTTCAGCTAGCCGATAAGCAAGGAATTCAATTTTGCGTAATTATTGGTTCTGAAGAAGCAGCAGCGCAAAAGTCCTCGCTCAAAGATTTGAAAACAGGTGAGCAAGTAGAAGTGCTACTGGTAGATTTGGCTGAGGAAGTTAAAAGAAGGCTTGGCTAA
- a CDS encoding aldehyde dehydrogenase family protein codes for MTKPIEVRNPRTGKFDYVIIPAPPRLLAQQCKRTRRAQVRWQQLGLEGRIEALQQWKQAILSGRDRLTEALVNDTGRLSTSVLEIDSFLSSIDRWCKLAPELLQESAKNTAIPFIALQQTSVPYPLVGVISPWNFPLLLSTIDTIPALLAGCAVIVKPSEIAPRFVAPLTTALNAVPKLREVLTFVEGAGATGSVLIENVDLVCFTGSVATGRKVAEAAAKRFIPAFLELGGKDPAIVLESANLELATSAILWGSVVNTGQSCLSIERIYVAESIFEKFYHQLVAKAYRLELAYPTIESGEIGPIIAERQAAIISDHLLDAVEKGAVIHCGGVIEDLGGGWWCRPTVLTQVNHSMKVMTEETFGPIMPVMPFSTVEEAVSLANDSIYGLSAAVFAESEAEALKVAHQIDAGAISINDAALTALMHEGEKNAFKFSGLGGSRMGAAALKRFMRKKAILIKTNATNDPWWFDSEA; via the coding sequence ATGACAAAACCAATAGAAGTCCGCAATCCCCGAACTGGCAAATTTGACTACGTAATTATCCCGGCGCCCCCAAGGCTGCTGGCACAGCAATGTAAGCGCACCCGCAGGGCGCAAGTTCGCTGGCAGCAGTTGGGTTTAGAGGGGAGAATTGAAGCCTTACAGCAGTGGAAACAAGCGATATTATCTGGACGCGATCGCTTAACGGAAGCTTTAGTAAATGATACGGGAAGATTATCAACCTCGGTATTAGAAATAGACTCCTTCCTCTCTAGCATTGATCGCTGGTGTAAGTTAGCGCCGGAATTGCTGCAAGAATCTGCAAAAAATACAGCAATTCCGTTTATCGCCTTGCAACAAACATCTGTTCCTTATCCCCTGGTTGGGGTAATTAGCCCGTGGAATTTTCCGCTGTTGCTGTCTACCATTGATACCATTCCGGCATTGCTGGCGGGTTGTGCCGTCATTGTCAAACCCAGTGAAATCGCTCCCCGCTTCGTAGCACCACTGACAACAGCACTCAACGCCGTTCCCAAATTGCGCGAGGTCTTAACTTTTGTTGAAGGGGCAGGCGCAACCGGATCTGTTTTGATTGAAAATGTAGATTTGGTATGTTTTACAGGCAGTGTGGCCACAGGGAGAAAAGTGGCAGAAGCGGCTGCTAAACGGTTTATTCCAGCTTTTTTGGAATTAGGAGGAAAAGATCCTGCGATCGTTTTAGAATCAGCCAATTTAGAATTAGCAACCTCAGCAATATTGTGGGGTTCCGTCGTCAACACCGGACAGTCATGCCTATCAATTGAGCGAATTTATGTTGCTGAATCGATATTTGAAAAGTTTTACCATCAACTAGTAGCCAAAGCTTATCGCCTTGAGCTAGCCTACCCTACAATCGAAAGTGGAGAAATTGGCCCCATCATCGCCGAAAGACAAGCAGCCATTATTAGCGACCATCTCCTAGATGCAGTTGAAAAGGGAGCAGTAATTCACTGCGGCGGTGTAATTGAAGACTTAGGTGGAGGTTGGTGGTGTCGTCCGACAGTTCTCACCCAGGTTAATCATTCCATGAAAGTCATGACCGAAGAGACTTTCGGCCCGATTATGCCAGTCATGCCTTTTTCCACAGTAGAGGAAGCAGTCTCTTTAGCGAACGACTCAATTTATGGATTGAGTGCCGCTGTGTTTGCCGAGTCAGAAGCAGAAGCCTTAAAAGTTGCCCACCAGATAGATGCAGGTGCCATCAGTATCAACGATGCTGCACTCACTGCCCTTATGCATGAGGGAGAGAAAAACGCCTTTAAATTCTCTGGTTTGGGAGGGTCACGCATGGGTGCGGCAGCGTTGAAACGGTTCATGCGAAAAAAAGCTATTTTGATCAAAACTAACGCTACTAATGACCCTTGGTGGTTTGATAGTGAAGCTTGA
- a CDS encoding restriction endonuclease subunit R produces the protein MTILNARNLSLEEVQRLFGFQKQYNDSFSNYLSLEPLTEAEQQELKQIQHDFDRYLTAGKVSEGQVKFLAVAPLLRLAGFYRYPIEIVLEENIADIEVEDEDIKIKGRFDILAINKAKRTKPQIYFWVLLIESKNSLIDISTGLPQLLTYTCKNLDNQKSVWGLITNGRSYQLVYIEQGNPPIYYLLPELNLMERERSSQLLQVLKAICQL, from the coding sequence ATGACAATTCTCAATGCTCGTAATTTATCCTTAGAAGAAGTTCAGCGTCTGTTTGGCTTTCAAAAACAGTACAATGACTCATTTTCTAACTACTTATCTCTGGAACCTCTCACGGAAGCAGAACAGCAGGAACTCAAACAAATTCAGCATGACTTTGATAGATATCTTACAGCAGGCAAAGTTTCTGAAGGTCAGGTAAAGTTTCTTGCAGTTGCCCCTTTATTAAGACTAGCTGGTTTTTATCGCTATCCTATTGAGATTGTTTTGGAGGAGAATATTGCTGATATTGAAGTTGAAGATGAAGATATCAAAATTAAAGGAAGATTTGATATCTTAGCTATTAATAAAGCTAAACGTACAAAACCTCAAATCTATTTCTGGGTACTGTTAATTGAATCTAAAAATAGTCTGATTGATATTTCAACAGGTTTACCTCAGCTACTCACGTATACTTGTAAAAATTTAGATAATCAAAAATCAGTTTGGGGATTAATAACTAATGGTAGAAGTTATCAGCTTGTTTATATTGAACAAGGAAATCCCCCTATTTATTATCTGTTACCAGAATTAAATTTAATGGAAAGAGAGCGTTCAAGTCAGTTGCTACAAGTTCTAAAAGCAATTTGTCAGCTTTAA